The genomic stretch TCCCGCTCCTCCACGGACCGAACGGAGAAGACGGTACGATCCAGGGAATGCTCGAGCTGTTGAACATTCCTTATGTCGGCAACGGAGTGCTTGCTTCCTCAGCTGGCATGGATAAAGTTGTCATGAAACATTTATTTGCGCAGGTTGGCCTTGCTCAGGCTAAATACGCAGCTTTCCTTAAGAAAGACTGGACTCGTTCTCCGAAAGAAAGCTGTGAGGAGGTTGAACAGGAATTAGGCTACCCTTGCTTCGTAAAACCGGCGAACCTCGGCTCAAGTGTCGGAATCAGCAAATGCCGAAACCGTGAAGAACTGCAAAAAGCGTTTGAGCTTGCTTTCCAATATGACCGCAAAGTCGTCGTTGAAGAAGGAATTAACGGCCGCGAGATCGAAATCGGCGTTCTTGGAAATGATGATCCTAAATGCTCTGTTGTGGGAGAAATCGCACCGAAGACAGATTTCTACGATTACAAAGCGAAATATGAGGATGGAGATACTGATCTGATGATTCCGGCGATTGTGACTGATGAGGAATACGCAACAATCAGTGATATGGCGATCAAAGCGTTTAAAGCGATCGACGGTTCAGGACTCGT from Bacillus subtilis subsp. subtilis str. 168 encodes the following:
- the ddlA gene encoding D-alanyl-D-alanine ligase A (Evidence 2a: Function from experimental evidences in other organisms; PubMedId: 8662022, 12682299, 22407814; Product type e: enzyme), yielding MYGGKSAEHNVSLQTALAVIKALNTEKFDIHPIYITEKGEWVRGARLTEPVSNVKMLQFEQGGSAFSPAALNQEMFPQEASQQNEAIDVVFPLLHGPNGEDGTIQGMLELLNIPYVGNGVLASSAGMDKVVMKHLFAQVGLAQAKYAAFLKKDWTRSPKESCEEVEQELGYPCFVKPANLGSSVGISKCRNREELQKAFELAFQYDRKVVVEEGINGREIEIGVLGNDDPKCSVVGEIAPKTDFYDYKAKYEDGDTDLMIPAIVTDEEYATISDMAIKAFKAIDGSGLVRADFFLTADGEVLINEVNTMPGFTPFSMFPLLWKEAGVEYADLIEQLVELAKERHAEKQLIKHTF